The following proteins are encoded in a genomic region of Deltaproteobacteria bacterium:
- a CDS encoding M20/M25/M40 family metallo-hydrolase, which translates to MLHFTRLLIPVAFVFAVGCQASEDTDCTTDPQGAECIENPIDNENTTPGNGTDPDTTDTTGDSDTATDPDEQTQPVDPASEQAPNYHTTDELTSHLTELAAIATANQNNRAAGTSGYAESVDYVRESLESWGYEVTLQGFTIDIYDIGADPILETLSQTEWVYGEDYGIIHYSPGADVNATMVAVDIEPSPEGPANSTNSGCQPGDFADFTAGSIAIIQRGSCTFEEKSLNAQNAGAIAVVIFNEGQSGREDLFDGALNENNDIEIPVLSASYAVGISLVTESENPENNLHLMSDVTFGAQLVHNVIADYSGASDDFWMAGAHLDSVPEGPGINDNGTGVANILETARYIATNAIELNHGVRFAFWSGEELGLLGSTHYVQELTNEDASHILGYLNLDMIGSPKPGRFIYDGDESDYQSSMSLPEGSGKIEKAYEDFFNVRGVPHAPTRLDGRSDYYAFMAVGIPSGGLFSGAEDTISMEDSQLFDLPTNDYYDACYHRACDGLDNIHFEVFTQMSDATTHVLTRLANSDDSVETRTLRQTRGPAQEHSQHLQAAPHKGCHSAEIVR; encoded by the coding sequence ATGTTGCATTTCACGAGATTGCTTATTCCCGTTGCCTTTGTTTTCGCAGTTGGCTGCCAAGCCAGCGAAGACACCGACTGCACGACCGATCCTCAGGGAGCCGAATGCATCGAGAACCCAATCGACAACGAAAACACGACACCGGGCAATGGCACTGATCCCGATACGACAGACACAACCGGGGACTCAGACACAGCGACCGACCCAGACGAGCAAACCCAACCCGTGGACCCGGCCAGTGAGCAAGCACCTAACTACCATACGACCGACGAGCTAACCTCACACCTCACTGAACTGGCAGCCATTGCTACAGCCAATCAAAACAATCGAGCAGCAGGTACCAGCGGCTACGCAGAGTCTGTAGATTACGTACGTGAGTCACTCGAGTCGTGGGGATATGAAGTGACGCTTCAAGGCTTCACCATTGATATCTATGATATTGGCGCTGATCCGATACTCGAAACCCTCAGTCAGACAGAATGGGTCTACGGAGAAGACTACGGAATCATCCACTACAGCCCCGGCGCCGACGTCAATGCCACTATGGTAGCCGTCGATATCGAACCTTCCCCCGAAGGCCCTGCAAACAGCACCAACAGTGGTTGCCAACCCGGCGATTTCGCAGACTTCACCGCAGGCTCCATTGCAATCATTCAACGTGGGTCATGCACTTTCGAAGAGAAATCTCTCAATGCACAAAATGCTGGCGCCATAGCCGTCGTCATCTTCAATGAAGGTCAATCAGGTAGAGAAGACCTCTTCGATGGCGCTTTAAACGAAAACAACGATATCGAAATTCCAGTTCTCTCAGCAAGCTATGCCGTTGGTATCTCTTTGGTCACGGAGTCCGAAAACCCAGAGAACAACCTTCACCTCATGAGCGATGTCACTTTCGGTGCACAGCTCGTCCACAATGTTATCGCTGATTACAGCGGAGCCTCAGACGACTTCTGGATGGCTGGCGCCCATTTGGATTCAGTACCCGAGGGACCGGGAATCAATGATAATGGAACCGGCGTTGCCAATATCCTAGAGACGGCACGGTACATCGCCACGAATGCAATAGAGCTTAATCACGGCGTTCGATTCGCATTTTGGTCCGGCGAAGAGCTCGGGTTACTTGGTTCTACGCATTACGTTCAAGAACTTACCAACGAAGACGCCAGCCACATATTAGGCTATCTCAACCTCGATATGATTGGCTCTCCGAAGCCGGGCCGTTTTATCTACGATGGTGATGAATCTGACTATCAGAGTTCAATGAGTTTACCTGAAGGCTCGGGCAAAATTGAAAAGGCGTACGAAGACTTTTTTAACGTTCGCGGTGTACCCCACGCCCCAACTCGCCTGGATGGACGCAGTGACTATTACGCATTCATGGCTGTTGGGATTCCATCCGGTGGTCTCTTCTCCGGAGCGGAAGACACTATCTCAATGGAAGACTCTCAGCTTTTCGATTTACCAACCAACGATTACTACGATGCCTGCTACCACCGAGCGTGCGATGGACTCGACAACATTCACTTCGAAGTCTTCACCCAAATGTCTGATGCAACGACTCACGTCTTGACCAGACTC
- a CDS encoding response regulator: MKRVITMGHILLIIDDSEVVRTEVWAALQPTALFETCLEASDGIEGYRLLLNNPVSLVVCDVVMPGADGYKFLLLKRKADQEKQEVPVLMLTSQSSVDTVVQTMNAGANDHVTKPFRPGELVARVKTHLELYQNRQALEQARLRVSASKVFLENVLSSMADGLIVLNENEVVKRINDAMLGLLGGDSADYVGRPLREMVATDDLIHLTGIESALQDHTVSGMTVSLISVSGERIPAAVSAANLSSLGGEDDGGFVLLVRDMRESFRVAEQESRAVAAVRERTMELEEARDEMRRDTDVELKHARNLIVHAERLSALGQMVAGVGHEIVNPIWMVQAAGENLNKELNSLQDELFSILDDSSEAKQIRNSFDKRLGRMEESFEQNKTAVARLTEISEALRNHLQQVPPAMPDVDVNNLIRECMTLTQATLELNEVTTHFNEVPTLCCYRSRVGQSVTAILFNAAEVLQQKHQRALAGGTNFVGKISIETLAEERDGRLGVVVAISDNGDGIAEEMRESVFEEFFSTKPAGAGAGLGLTIARRMVHEHNGSLVVLDDKELGGARFELWLPVGGGSAGRTLED, encoded by the coding sequence TTGAAACGCGTGATCACCATGGGCCATATCTTGCTCATTATTGACGATTCGGAAGTCGTTCGCACTGAAGTTTGGGCGGCACTACAACCCACAGCCTTGTTTGAAACATGCCTGGAGGCGAGCGACGGGATTGAAGGCTACAGGCTTCTGTTGAACAATCCGGTAAGCTTGGTGGTTTGTGATGTGGTGATGCCTGGAGCCGACGGCTATAAGTTTCTCTTACTCAAGCGAAAAGCAGATCAGGAGAAACAAGAAGTTCCAGTCCTGATGTTAACCAGTCAGTCAAGTGTCGATACGGTCGTTCAAACCATGAATGCTGGCGCAAATGACCACGTTACGAAACCATTTCGACCCGGAGAATTGGTTGCTCGGGTCAAAACCCATCTCGAACTTTACCAAAATCGCCAGGCTTTGGAGCAGGCGAGACTTAGAGTTTCTGCATCTAAGGTGTTTCTCGAGAATGTGCTCTCCTCGATGGCCGATGGGTTAATCGTTCTGAATGAAAATGAAGTCGTGAAGCGAATCAATGATGCGATGCTGGGGCTTTTGGGAGGTGACTCTGCTGATTACGTGGGGCGCCCACTCAGGGAGATGGTTGCCACCGATGATTTGATTCACTTAACCGGTATCGAAAGCGCTTTGCAGGACCATACTGTATCCGGAATGACCGTCTCTTTGATCAGTGTTTCGGGAGAGCGCATTCCTGCTGCAGTGAGTGCTGCCAATTTAAGCTCTCTCGGCGGCGAGGATGATGGTGGATTTGTTTTATTAGTCAGAGATATGCGCGAGAGTTTTCGTGTCGCAGAACAGGAAAGTCGTGCTGTTGCGGCGGTTCGTGAAAGAACCATGGAGCTTGAAGAAGCCCGGGACGAGATGCGAAGAGACACCGATGTGGAGCTTAAGCATGCTCGAAACCTGATTGTGCATGCGGAGAGGTTATCTGCCTTAGGGCAAATGGTCGCTGGAGTGGGGCATGAAATCGTAAATCCTATTTGGATGGTTCAAGCTGCTGGAGAAAATCTCAATAAGGAACTCAATAGTTTACAGGACGAACTTTTCTCTATTTTGGATGACTCATCGGAAGCAAAGCAAATTCGGAATAGCTTTGATAAGCGCCTGGGTCGCATGGAAGAGTCGTTTGAGCAGAATAAGACTGCGGTTGCGCGTTTAACGGAGATCAGCGAGGCACTTCGAAATCATTTACAACAGGTGCCACCGGCAATGCCTGATGTAGATGTGAATAACCTAATTCGTGAGTGCATGACTCTTACTCAGGCCACACTTGAACTTAACGAAGTGACCACTCATTTTAATGAGGTACCAACTCTGTGTTGTTACAGAAGCCGAGTAGGGCAATCGGTTACAGCTATTTTATTTAACGCCGCTGAGGTGCTTCAGCAGAAACATCAACGCGCTTTGGCAGGTGGGACCAACTTTGTTGGGAAAATTTCGATTGAAACACTTGCCGAGGAGCGAGACGGGCGCTTGGGCGTGGTTGTTGCAATAAGCGATAATGGTGACGGAATCGCCGAGGAGATGCGGGAGTCGGTTTTTGAAGAGTTTTTCTCGACAAAGCCTGCGGGAGCCGGGGCCGGACTCGGTTTAACGATTGCCCGGCGTATGGTGCATGAGCATAATGGTAGCTTAGTCGTATTAGACGATAAAGAACTCGGTGGTGCTCGATTTGAGCTGTGGTTGCCAGTTGGCGGCGGTTCAGCGGGGCGGACGTTGGAAGACTAA
- a CDS encoding lipid-transfer protein: MSHDVAILGAGMHPWGKWGRNFTEYGIVAAQAALKDSGLDWTDVQFISGANTLRCGYPGNISGATFAQALGWSGARVSSCYAACASGAHAINNARAQILAGLCDVALVIGSDSAPKGFFGPAKGERPDDPDWLRFRLLGATNPTYFALYARRRMEIYGATEEDFAQIKVKNSEHGFNNPYARYKKKFTQEEVLASPMVADPLRLFEICATSDGAAALVLCSMEFAKKHTTKPVRIAAVSTVTPRFPNTVIEMPAFSTDSAAGMAPPDILFRDSIAHAAYEEAGIGPEDLSCAEVYDLSSALELDWYENIGLCKPGEAEGLLRDGETTLGGRIPVNPSGGLACFGEAVPAQAIAQVCELTWQLRGEAEGRQVENAQAGVTVNQGLFGHGSSVIVKK; the protein is encoded by the coding sequence ATGAGTCATGACGTCGCGATTCTCGGAGCCGGTATGCATCCCTGGGGAAAATGGGGACGCAATTTCACTGAGTATGGCATTGTTGCCGCGCAGGCTGCCTTAAAAGATTCCGGACTCGATTGGACAGATGTCCAATTCATCTCAGGAGCGAATACGCTACGCTGTGGTTACCCGGGCAACATTTCCGGTGCAACCTTCGCACAAGCGCTTGGCTGGTCGGGTGCACGTGTTTCAAGCTGCTACGCTGCTTGTGCTTCGGGTGCCCATGCAATCAACAATGCCCGCGCACAAATCCTTGCAGGACTTTGCGACGTTGCACTGGTCATTGGTTCCGATTCCGCACCCAAAGGATTTTTTGGGCCCGCCAAAGGAGAACGACCGGACGATCCGGACTGGCTTCGATTTCGACTCCTCGGCGCAACCAACCCTACCTACTTTGCACTCTACGCCAGACGACGTATGGAGATTTACGGCGCCACCGAAGAGGACTTCGCACAAATCAAGGTCAAAAATAGCGAGCACGGATTCAACAACCCCTACGCGCGTTACAAAAAGAAATTCACACAAGAAGAAGTTCTCGCATCACCTATGGTGGCTGATCCACTGAGGCTTTTTGAAATCTGTGCAACCAGTGATGGGGCAGCAGCACTTGTATTATGCAGCATGGAATTTGCTAAAAAGCATACAACGAAGCCTGTACGTATCGCGGCTGTGTCCACTGTAACACCTCGGTTTCCCAATACTGTCATCGAAATGCCAGCCTTTTCCACCGATTCAGCCGCGGGAATGGCTCCGCCTGATATCCTATTCCGGGATTCCATCGCTCACGCAGCATACGAAGAAGCTGGAATTGGCCCTGAGGATCTAAGTTGTGCAGAGGTTTATGACTTATCATCTGCTCTTGAACTTGATTGGTATGAAAATATTGGGCTCTGCAAACCCGGTGAGGCCGAGGGGCTTCTTCGTGACGGTGAGACCACCCTTGGAGGTCGTATCCCGGTCAATCCAAGTGGTGGATTGGCATGCTTTGGTGAAGCCGTTCCAGCCCAGGCAATTGCTCAAGTTTGTGAGCTTACCTGGCAACTCAGAGGCGAAGCTGAAGGCCGCCAAGTAGAAAATGCACAAGCAGGCGTAACCGTAAACCAAGGGCTTTTTGGCCATGGTTCTTCTGTCATCGTTAAGAAGTAA
- a CDS encoding benzoylsuccinyl-CoA thiolase: protein MEAAKEQVPAVEGWFTMDSENPQLIGSHCTSCKTYYFPKETHFCKNPECTSSELEETKLSTEGVLWSFTNNCYAPPEPYIKADPFVPYAIAAVELQKEKMVILGQIVEGVQVEDLRAGMTMKLTLASLYEKDDQQFMVWKWQPVSSGESQ, encoded by the coding sequence ATGGAAGCCGCGAAAGAGCAAGTCCCAGCCGTAGAAGGCTGGTTCACAATGGACAGCGAGAATCCCCAGCTCATTGGTAGCCACTGCACGAGTTGCAAGACCTATTATTTCCCGAAGGAAACTCATTTTTGCAAAAATCCGGAATGTACAAGTTCGGAACTTGAGGAAACAAAGCTCAGTACCGAAGGTGTCCTCTGGTCATTCACCAACAACTGCTACGCCCCGCCCGAGCCCTACATCAAGGCTGATCCATTTGTTCCCTATGCAATCGCGGCCGTTGAGCTACAGAAAGAAAAAATGGTGATTCTCGGACAAATCGTCGAGGGAGTTCAGGTTGAAGACTTACGGGCCGGTATGACCATGAAATTAACACTCGCATCGCTCTATGAAAAAGACGACCAGCAATTCATGGTCTGGAAGTGGCAACCCGTGAGCAGTGGAGAATCCCAATGA